In Rhodothermales bacterium, a single window of DNA contains:
- a CDS encoding KamA family radical SAM protein gives MEAHPKSEIPNPQWADWRWQMRHRVHDEAALRDYIEPTADELAAIEATADIFRWNITPYYASLMGGPDCPVRRQVVPRMSELAPDIVGVVDPLDEVGHSPVKNLIHNYPDRVAFCVTAECAIYCRYCLRKRMVGDADFMMRKDELGEAIDYIAAHPAIRDVLLTGGDPLVFNKANLGWLLGRLRAIPHVEVIRIGSRLPVTLPYRITDDLCDLLRAHHPVWLNTHFNHPKELTPEAAAACAKLAEAGVPVGNQTVLMRGINDDVATMKALVEGLVAMRVRPYYIYQAQLIGGTAAFRTPIETGMAIMRGLRGHTSGFAVPTYVLDTPFGKVPLTRDYVLGRAGDHVVMESTRGDLWAEPNPLDGETPALTLPSVDLPAGIATIPTGAPTFVPVPEGYAEVG, from the coding sequence ATGGAAGCCCACCCCAAATCCGAAATTCCAAATCCGCAGTGGGCCGATTGGCGCTGGCAGATGCGCCACCGCGTCCACGACGAGGCCGCGCTCCGCGATTACATCGAGCCGACGGCCGACGAACTGGCGGCCATCGAGGCGACGGCGGACATCTTCCGCTGGAACATCACGCCGTACTACGCGAGCCTGATGGGCGGGCCGGACTGCCCCGTGCGGCGGCAGGTCGTCCCCCGGATGAGCGAGCTCGCGCCCGACATCGTCGGCGTCGTGGACCCGCTCGACGAGGTCGGCCACTCGCCGGTGAAGAACCTCATCCACAACTACCCCGACCGCGTCGCCTTCTGCGTCACGGCCGAGTGCGCGATCTACTGCCGCTACTGCCTCCGCAAGCGGATGGTCGGCGACGCCGATTTCATGATGCGGAAGGACGAGCTCGGCGAGGCGATCGACTACATCGCGGCGCACCCGGCAATCCGCGACGTGCTCCTCACCGGCGGCGACCCGCTCGTCTTCAACAAGGCGAATCTCGGCTGGCTGCTCGGCCGGCTCCGTGCGATCCCCCACGTCGAGGTCATCCGCATCGGCTCGCGGCTGCCGGTGACGCTGCCGTACCGCATCACCGACGATCTCTGCGACCTCCTGCGGGCGCACCATCCGGTGTGGCTCAACACCCACTTCAACCACCCGAAAGAGCTGACGCCCGAGGCCGCCGCCGCATGCGCGAAGCTCGCCGAGGCGGGCGTGCCCGTCGGCAACCAGACCGTGCTCATGCGCGGGATCAACGACGACGTGGCGACGATGAAGGCGCTCGTCGAGGGGCTTGTGGCGATGCGGGTGCGGCCGTACTACATCTACCAAGCCCAGCTCATCGGCGGGACGGCGGCGTTCCGCACGCCCATCGAGACGGGCATGGCGATCATGCGCGGGCTGCGCGGCCACACCTCCGGCTTCGCCGTGCCGACGTACGTCCTCGACACCCCGTTCGGCAAAGTCCCGCTCACGCGCGACTACGTCCTCGGCCGCGCCGGCGACCACGTCGTGATGGAGAGCACGCGCGGCGACCTCTGGGCCGAACCGAACCCGCTCGATGGCGAGACGCCCGCGCTCACGCTGCCGAGCGTCGACCTCCCCGCCGGCATCGCCACGATCCCGACGGGCGCGCCGACGTTCGTGCCCGTGCCGGAGGGCTACGCCGAGGTGGGGTAG